The following are encoded together in the Bacillota bacterium genome:
- a CDS encoding ABC transporter ATP-binding protein — MLQLERVSKYFGGLAALSGVSLQVAAGEILGVIGPNGSGKTTLFNVIAGTYLPTQGRLWLDSREITRSPPHIRARLGIARTYQIPRPFHALSPLENVLVPLSAGQGLPLSTTMEDRAFDLLCQVGLGPKANTPIHHLSLIERKRLELARALALNPRFLLVDEVFSGLNPAEVGAAVDLVRGISGEARLGIVIVEHNMRVIMSLCSRVVVLCFGRKIAEGSPEEVAANPEVIRVYLGERRA; from the coding sequence TTGCTGCAACTTGAGCGCGTATCGAAGTACTTCGGCGGCCTCGCCGCGCTAAGCGGGGTCTCGCTACAGGTGGCAGCCGGGGAGATCCTGGGGGTCATCGGTCCCAACGGCTCGGGGAAGACGACCCTGTTCAACGTCATCGCCGGCACTTACCTGCCCACCCAAGGGCGACTCTGGCTGGATTCAAGGGAGATCACCCGGAGCCCTCCCCACATTCGGGCTCGCCTGGGCATTGCCCGGACCTACCAGATCCCCCGGCCCTTTCATGCGCTCTCGCCCCTTGAAAACGTCCTGGTGCCGCTCAGCGCCGGGCAGGGGCTACCGCTTTCGACGACCATGGAGGATCGGGCCTTTGATCTGCTTTGCCAGGTGGGCCTGGGGCCCAAAGCCAACACCCCGATCCACCACCTCTCTCTAATCGAGCGCAAACGCCTGGAACTGGCCCGGGCCCTGGCCTTGAACCCGCGGTTTCTCTTGGTGGACGAGGTCTTCTCCGGGCTGAACCCCGCCGAGGTGGGCGCGGCGGTCGACCTTGTTCGGGGCATCTCAGGCGAGGCCAGACTGGGAATCGTCATCGTAGAGCATAACATGCGGGTCATCATGAGCCTCTGCAGCCGGGTCGTGGTTCTCTGCTTCGGACGGAAGATTGCCGAGGGAAGCCCCGAAGAAGTGGCGGCCAATCCCGAGGTGATTCGCGTCTACCTGGGGGAGCGACGTGCTTAG